tgtgtgtgtgtgtgcgtgtgtgtgtgtgtgtgtgtgtgcgtgtgtgtgtgtgtgtgtgtgtgtgtgtgtgtgtgtgtgtgtgtgtgtgtgtgtcactttcCCGTCATCCTGTTCATGGTGCCCAATGAGACCAAGGCTCAAAAACTCAACTCAAacctgctgatttttttttcttctgctttctTTCCTTGCAGGAATTTTCGGTAAGACTCTCCCGATGACATATAAAGTGTACAGGAATTTACTATCATCCTGATGTGCAGCATTTTATGACAAGTATGTACAAGGGTTCGCTgagatcactttttttttttttttttttttttttttttctttcctgctcCACAGCTCCCAGAGGCGAGTCTCTAGTCTCAGGCATATTTTGGAGCGTCAAACCCATTTGAAATAGCTGCAGTATAGAAAGTGCAAGGTTTTGTATGCACTATTGCCACAGTAGCTTCCACCATGTCCCCCCCCAGGCAGGCAGCGCGGCGTAAACGATGTCAGAGTCAACGTCTTGCTGTTTTGCCTAATCGGATAGGCGTAAAGGATCTCTCGTAGTCAATGTCTTGCTGTTttgtggccggccggccggctctgTGGGCCTGGCGGTTGCCATTGTGCATAGGAAACAGCAGCACATATACAGCATGACGTCTGTTTGACAAGCAAAGCACCCTGTGTATGTTTTGGGAGGATGTCTGGAGCAGTTGACGAGGCTTGTAAACTTGCGCTGCAGTCATTGAATACACTTAGTGCTGCCCACCTGACACTGCAAAGCAGAGCGGAGCAGAGCCCACCCTTGGAGACCAGCATGTTAGCCCAATATTACTCCGAATGCCTTTTTATGGATGCAGTGTGTGAAACATCATCTTAAGTGCCTTGAAAGGGATAGCTTTCAAATGAGAAAGTTACCACTGCAAACTGATTCAAAtgcattgtttttggaaagtaAAAAGGGGCCTATGTTATTGAGCTATTTCTTATCTATTATCAATTTCAAGGGCTAAATACacaagacagacacacacacacaatgagtcGCAATCCTACATCACaatgaccacaaaaaaaagaaagaaagaaacatcaGCATTTTACAAGACTTTTCCCTTCCAGGGCTCGACTTTGTGTGCTCTGAGCGTGGCGTAAAAACTGCCTGCTGgcgcatcatcatcattttcatgccaGGGCAAGTTTAGTTGACCATTTTTGGTACTTTGGCAGACTGCGCCGTGCAATGCTGGGGGCTCCAACCAaagacctttttgttttcgcGCACGATAGCAATTTGTTGGCTGAAAGTAGAGAAGACTTTCGACCAGCACAGAGCACGTCAAAGTTGCGGTGTGCCGTGACAGATTGTGCACGCCGCTGATATTTGTGGTGGAGATCAGGATATTCCACTCATAAATACCATGACACCCAACCGTGTGCATAAAAGCCTTGGAATCATTGTCCAAATcaatgaattgaaatattCCTTTTAAGATTTTTTGAAACTCCTTGTGCTACAGCTCAGCCGCCGAGTGGgggtgtcacacacacacacaaacacacacacacgcaccaacAATGGGGGTGCAAGACCGTGTGCCATCTTCAGGCATTTTTTGCGTGCGTCTTGCTCTTGCAAGTACTTCAGCCAGTCCGTTTCTGCTGCTGATGTCGTGTCAAAGGCGTTTGGTGCGTTTGGCACCAGATCGATTGCAACACACAAACTACATGCACACAACTTTCTCAAGTTGGCATGCTCCATAAGACAGGGCAAAATGATGGAGGGGCAACTTTCAACGTATCAGCTCCAGCCAACATGGGGAGTCGGTTGTAAATGAGTCAGTAAAGACTTTTCCAAATTCATTAGTTCACACTCACATTGCGTCTCTGCGTGCATAGCCAGAGAGGCTCGTAAAAAAGCTCTTCCCCAGTAATTGAGGAtgggatccccccccccagcccgTGACCACCCTCCCTGCCTCCTCCtgttcaaacaaacacacggaATGAGAGAGTGGGAGTAAACCATCTCCTAGCACCTgaagtcagtgtgtgtgtgtgtgtgtgcatgtggccTGCTAACCATGAATAAACACAGTAAATGGTTTTGAGTGTACAAAGCTGCAGTTAACCTGCCCTTTCTCACGAGGAGAAAGTCTCGAGCTCTGAGAGCAAAACATTGGGGCTGCAAGCGGCAAAGGTCCTACTTTGAAAACCACACGAGTTTGAACTGTGTCGCTCGCTGTCTGTCGAGCGCTTTATCAATTCAAAGGTGGCAAATGGTTCTGGCAAAAAGCCATAACGGCGAGCGACCCCTCGGTTTGATCGTGTTTATGTGACGCTCTGCCATTCCAACGACCTGAATGATCTGCCAAGCCGACCGGCTCATTGCGCAGCGCTCCACCAAAACACTCCAATGTCCCATGTTGCCTGTGAAGCAAATGATACCAGCAGCTGGGCCCATTCGTTTAATGGCCAGCTAGGATTTCAGGGGGATGGATGCTTGACTGTTCTGGCTGAGTGCTTTCcatgtcctttttttatgactccttggaaataaaacaaacattgggGCAACTGGAATTGGCTGAGAATAAGCTGAACCTGGAAAGGGCACATTTGATgccaccaaacaaacaaacaaactagaAGCATCCGAATCATACTGATGTTGTCAGTTTCAAAGGCAAGATTTGAACTTCTCAGCACCTACTGAGGAAAAGGGGAATGtattgttttggtttccaagggcaGAATCTGATCTGCTCACTTTCTCCCATCTCTCTTGGGAAACGAGTAAGTTAACAACCTGATTGGCTTTGACCCCTGGACCTCAGTAACATCCCCAGCTGGACATGGCAAAGAAAGCTTGATTCCACATCCGTTCAGTTGCCGTAAGTCACGTGGTCGAAACGCTACCACGTTTTGTTTCAATTGGCAAACAGGTACAGTGACTTTCTGTTGCTGCTTTGGCTGTCCTTCAGGCGCGTAAGCGGCTTATTGTCTCACAAACCCAAATGTGTACCTTCAACCCGAGATTGACGCATGTCAACATCGTGAATAGCCTTTGAGACAACACGGCGGCTGGGATTCGCTTGTACGTAAGTGGATTGAATTGTTTACGCGTGTCAACCCACATAGCACCATCAGTCACCAGATGAACTGGCCATGGATGTCAAATGAGGGCTCTACCTCCAGCATACAAACACTGTCAACACGCACGCAGGACACCCGATATTGGATGTCAGTCCCGAGCAAGCGACAACAATGGgtggagtgtgtgcgtgcctgcctgcctgcctgcctgcgtgcgtgtgtgcgctcaGCTTCTGATTTATGAGCTGAGAGAAAATTCAATCTCAAACTGACTCTTCCACTTTGACAGCGGTGATTAACGAGAGGGTCACACACTTTCACCCCTAAATGAGCTGTATCTCGCCTCCAAAGGCATACATCTGCACCGCTTTACATGGCGTACACAGACTGTAAACACCAAacaatgagaagaaaaaaagccctCCCCTTAAAGGCGCACATAAACAGAGGTTGACGCACGCTTCTCACTCATTACCCGGCGCTCTCTTACCCCCCTGAGCCAGCGTCGACTGACAGGCGCTCCCCCTGACTTCTCCCTGACACGTCCCCGAAGGTCAAAGGCCACCTCGGTAGTGTGAAGAAAGGTGGTGGGCCTGTGGTGCGGGTGGTGGGACCAGGGCAAGAAGTTGTTGAGGGGAGAGGACTGaaagtgtgggggggggggggggcacattgTTGAAGAATCCTTGCGATAATGATGTTATTTGGGTGCTCCAATGGCCTGCTCAGCAGCTGTTGACAGTAATGATGTAGTGCATGAGCTTGTCTAATGAATGAATCTCACAGCTTTCCTGCATACCAGCTGTTGACTGAGCCaaccaggcaggcaggcaggcaggcaggcaggcaggcaggcaggcaggcaggcaggcaggcaggcaggcaggcaggcaggcaggcaggcaggcaggcaggcaggcaggcaggcaggcaggcaggcagccatgcaggcagccatgcaggcagccatgcaggcagccatgcaggcagccatgcaggcagccatgcaggcagccatgcaggAAGTGGATGATTGATGGCAATCATCGATACCTTTCTTCCTCAAGCGcacaggtacacacacacacgcatacattACTCAACCAGACACATCCAAATGCAtcaatgaagcttcattttgaaCTTTGGTTGAAATTTGCTGGCCTTGGGCCctggacttttattttgacacacaCAGCCTTTGGTCACACACCTTGGGCTCCTGATCAGGTAAAGATGGCTGCTCCCACATCAGTTAGCCAAGAAGATAGTCGTGATGTATAGGTTTTTGACCTGTGGTGGAATCTGacatttaagattttttttttatttggctttttttcacATGTTGACGAAGTGACGGCCGATGGTGAGCCCCTACATGCACGTCATCCGTCCTATGTGCGCCATTGTCCCAGCTCCATTACAGTAGCTCCGGCTATCAACTTGCATGTAGTGCTGACTGACACgcaacagtttgttcaatgggAATTCAAAGGAGATGGTGTTCTCCTCCATCTGTCTCagcgctgctgctgccgccgccaacTGTTTATTATTCCATCTTGACTTTATTTACTGTGGACTCGGTTTGTTCCATGCGTGATCGTGATGCCAATTTCCTTGATTTATCTGTCCATCAAATCACACGTGACACACCCAGAATGTGCGTGTACTGtaccagcacagcacagcacagcacagcacagcacagcacagcacagcacacatGCATAGGTTGTCCTTTTGACTCGCTGGGATTTTCCACCAAAAATCCAAAAAGGCTCCAAAAAACATTATAGGAGCAGAAAGTCATGAACGCTATCACCTAAATCAATGGACTCATTTGTCCGAGACCATTCATCACAAATGTGcctgtaaaaacaacaattgcAAGTTTTCCAAAGCTGCTATTTATTTGGCTTCGCTTCACCTGTGTAAGTCAATACTAGTGGAATGAATATATGATCTGCTCTAGCCAAGGCCTCTTCTTTGCTCGACTAGTACGATAggccccgcccgcccgcccgcccggatGGCCCCTGCATGGATAGCCGTCCGCTAGTGTGCTCTTATTGTGTTCTGCGAAAATTCCCATGGAGCGAGCCAATCACTTTGTGTGTGACAAAGGATGCATtgaagcgcacacacacacacacacacacacacacacacacacacacacacacacacacacacacacacacacacacacacaccacatgaGATGAAGACTAGAAGCCCTGTCCTCAAAAGTCTGGTAGCCAAGTACATGACTTTCAAAGCTGTCGCATCTCCAAAAGTTGCTGTCTTAAAAGATCCACATCGGCAGACATGCGCAGAAGGCTGTCCCAAGGCAGGAAACCTAGTCAGGAGGCCAAACGCTTGCTTAGAGAAAAGGGAAGTCCACAGCTCCAAAATCAAAGCACCTCAAATGAGAGCAAACGGGACAATGAAAGTCACCACAAGGCGTACGACAAAAACGTGGCGCTTCAATCACAACGTTACATACCTGTCCCTGGGTATTTTGGAGCGTTCCAGCGTGTGCGTGCCTGTTCCAGGGATTTTGGCGGCAATAGGCCATTATTCTTGACATTTGGATTGGGTGCAAAAATGGATGTTGATGGTTGACTCTATCCCTGCTGACTTTTATCTGGAAAATGATTTGCTGCTATCAATTATGATGATCTGATTGCATTTTTGCAACACTCCCATTTGTGTCCCACTGTGGTGTACACAGGAGATAAACAGTCACATAACTAGCAAGCCACCGCAACTGCGTCGCGTGAGTCACAATAAATTATTGGAGATCCCAAACAGAGggcaaaagagagagagagagagagagagagagagagagggagagagagagagagaaaataatcAGTGAGTAAAACGAAATAAAAGATTGTGGTAGGGTATGGGCAAATGTTGTTTGAATTAAAGAGTCTGCAATCCGCATCATAACTCAAGCATGAGGAGTcatctttaaaatgaaaaaacaatatGCTTGATGGTTACAGACATCTTAAATCACACAACTGCAAAGTTAGGATGTAACCAGACCTTTTTGTCAACAACCTTTAGGAGGTTCTCAGACAAAAAGATTGATATAGTAATGACAAGCAACAGTAACAGTGccataaaagaaaagaaaaaaaaagcttccccCTAACCTAACAATCGCAATTTGTATCAGGGTTTAACACATTTGTCAAAGTTTGGCTGCTTCAACGCTAAATCCCACATTATCTATTGCCAAagattcaatgaggtttgaagCCCAGTGCTTCCATTTTGTGCTTGTGAAGACACGAGATCAGCGTGGCAACAAACATAGAACAGGAACGCTTGACAATGACGGACGGCTGCTGGCCAATGACGGAGCGGCAAAATTGACCCCATCCGCCCACCTCCCTCTCTTAAAAGTCACTTACACTGAACAACTGcagagaaataaatatatattctaATATGTtgcacttttatttacaaatggTTTTACTGCACCTGTGAAATGTCTTGAAGTACTCATGTCTTTCTCATGGGTGGTGGCAGCGTCGTGGGAACCACCACTGATTCCTGCATTCCTGTCCAGCGCAAACGCAAcggcacaaacacacaaggacacacacacacatcgcattaacccgcccgcccgcccacctGGTCGGATGGCCCCCCAACAGCTCCAATTACCAGAcactgacagacagacagattagGTCTTAACGAGGCTGCTGGGGCttgcacagacagacagacacacacacacaaacacacacacacacacacacaccacaaacacacacacacacacagacacagtcAGTGAGTGCAGGTAGGATGAAGAAGCAGTCAAGAGGAGGTGGAAAAACATCCTCTAGAAGAGAAGGATGAGAAAGAATTAAGGAGggaatataataattataataatgataTCAGACAAAATGGTTCCCATTCGTTTCTCCAGCCATCATCACCTTGGCCAGCATTAACAATGCAAGTCTATCAGTGCGGCAGCGGCCGGCTTtccaaacacaacacaacacaacacaacacaacacaacacaacacaacacactgGGCATTTTGACACCCTGACTGTAAATCACTTTTCTTTCGCCTCTGAAACAAATGGaagcaaagagaaaaacaaattgacagaGTTTCAGatgatttgtcttttcttgttgtctttctttctttgaccATCATTTACTAACCTTGGCTGATTTATTTCCCAACTTGTGGATGAGGTGTTGACAAAACACCAGATGCATTTCAACATGGAGGCTTGGAacagaaaaatgtttgttacGTCAAATAGTTGAAAAGCAGGAAAATTGATCTCTCCAGCCAAACACGAAGGCAACTTAAGAATGAATCATGTCCCCGGCCGCCAATTAGTTGTCCTCACAGCAGCCGCAGAACgtattgtgtattttcttGCCTCGCTCCTCATGTAGTATGTGTGGTTTGGAAGTTGGGCAACAGGTCAATTTGAGTCCCTTTTGCCTTTTTCGTTGAGATGATTTTCAGACCGCACCACTCCAAATGCCACGCCAGAGTGGATGTATCAGCgtgccatccatccagccatccatccatccagccagccatccatccagccagccatccatccagccattcagccagccagccagccagccagccagacagccagccagccagccagccagccagccagccagccagccagccagccagccagccagccagccagccagccatccagccagccagccagccatccagcccattcagccagccagccagccagccagccagccagccagccagccagccagccagccagccagccagccagccagccagccagccagccagccagccagccagccagccagccagccagcgtcACATTAACACTAATGACTTAAGACGGTCTTcttcatcaagtgttttcgaaGCCACTCGCCAAAAAAGACTGGCTCCGTGTTTGATTCAAACCATCTTGACCCTATTATGTTGACGATGGACTGAAAGGAAAAGCGgcgcacaaaaaaagacaagggcTGAAGAGTGAAatttgagagagagagggagagagagagagagagagagagagagagagagagagagagacagagacttTCCGGGACAGCTCATTGAATCCAGATGACAGCTTCCTCTCTCTGTCCAGCTCCGAATTAGGGATCATCCGGAAGAGCACACTTGGCAAACCTTTCATTCTGCTCCTGGAAACACAAATTGCTCATTACTTTGGATTTCGACGCTTAGGaaattgtcacattttttggcaaaagaaaatatgacttGATGTCTTCATGCTTGCTTCTCCACACAAATCTTGCAGCCTGACTGTGAAATTGCCATCGCCTGTATTGGTCTTCTAATAATGACTAGCAGTACCTAGCGTGCATTTGCATTAgcaatatttttctaattattAGTCTGATCTAGTCTGAttggcactcagcatgaagggttggaattggggggttagatcaccaaatgattcccgagcgtggcggcggcagcggcggcggcaccgctgctgctgctcactgctcccctctcccccaggggatggatccaaatcacacggggatgggttcaaCGCAGAGGACCAATTTccccacacccagatgtgtgtgtgtgacgatcattgggactttaactttaacttttaactttagttTGAAAatctgcacgcacacacacacacacacacacacacacacacacacacacacacacacacacacacacacgcacgcatgcatgcacaggACATTGAGAAGAATGTCAGGAATGATTTAATTCCTGCAGCATCATGTTGTTACACAGCAACTCCTGGATGggtgcaggttttttttttttctctattgtGAATGGACTGCAGGAAACGCGGTCGAAAGATAAACACACCCACGTATTCAAGGTCACACGCAAGCACAAACCAATGACATGTCCTCAAAAATGTTGCATTGTGCTGCCTTTCAAGCATACACAACACTCTAGCCAGATCTTTTTCCAGTATGCTGTCATCATTTTACCCCCCCCAGATAATCAATCTACTGCCATAGGATGTTCAGGTAACACTGCTCACTTTGATGTCGCCAGCTTTTTACTCCATTTTTGAAAGTGcgtgagaagaagaaaaaaaacaaagctgcCCTTTGTAGGTTGGTGGAAAGTGTAAACGTATATACGTCGATGCAGACATGCCTTGGTGGAAAGTGTAAACGTATATACGTCGATGCAGACATGCCTCGGCACTCCTCCAGTGTGAAGATTGATCAGACTGGGTGGATGGCTAACCTGATGGAAATAGAGATAAGCTGCCAGCTCATACCGCCTTGGCTGAGGAAGTGAATGTGTGCTTCTACAGCTGCTGGAAATAAAAAGGCCTCAATGTTTGCAGCATGACgtggaagaaaatgtaaatgccCAGTGTGTCAGCATGGGAGCAGTGTTGCAAAACGTTTGCACAGCGCGCCTTGCCTCATTATcagaggcgggcgggcgggcggccggTTGGGCGGGCggccggacggacggacggacggacggacggacccTCCAAATTCCCATCCTGATTTGTTTGCTTGAATAGGGAGTTAATTTGAGAACGGCTGATGATAATAAGCACCTCACCTCCCATCTCTTATCAGCTCTGGATAGATGGAGGAGTGGATTTCAACTTGACTTTGTGTTTATCCCTCAGATTGATAATGCTCATCTGCTGAACTTTCCTCAGcattctcctctcctctcctcactGCTCTTTGCTAACAAATGGTGCCATGACAGGTTGGTTGGGTCCAGCTTTCCAAGCATTGGATGTCACAGATCTCCTCTGTGAAGTGAGCGCTTTCTTCCAAATCCTACGTATCCCCTAGCATACAGTCGGTACTGGGCTCAAGCTGAGCTTGTCTCCAAACGACTTCAATCATAGCCTGAAGCTCAGCTGGCCAATGAATGTCGATGCAGCTTTTGCACCTTGTGTCTTTTTGATGAGagatccatttttttgttctcaaaCAAAGAAAGCAGCTCTTCTCTAAGCAGCTGTCTGATCCTGACAATCAAATCCCATTCTTAGCTCACATGTAAAGAAGACTGGGATTTGGGAATTCCTTGTGAATAGTGCTAGCAAAGGAATCTAAAAACATGACTAGGGCACGCACACTCACCTAACTTGTGTGAGACGGATTCCACCTCAGGATGTTTGACTGACTGCTTGTTGGTCTCGACTCTGCGACTGGCTGGCGACCACTTCCGGTCTTGTCACATCCATCAGAAACACACCAAAAGGCGTTACAAAGTAGTCTTGAGTAAGAAGGGCATGGTTTGCTTTGGCCACTTTCTCCAAGTTAAGGAAATTCCTTAGGCTCACTCTTTTGCACCCTTTGGAAGGAACAACGGAGCAGCCTGGCATGAACAAGCTCCACGCAGAGTCCAGCTCATCAACAAGCACGTGGGAGCAAAAagagacgcacgcacgcacgcacgcacgggaGGTTATGAAAACTTCATTGGCTACACTTTTGTGCATTGTGGCCAATGGATGCAATTTAGCCATCAAACCCTTTTGGAGGAGGTCATACCTTTTTTTGATGAAAGAGAAGACTAGTATTGCTTGTAGTGAGgctttcttttccattttgtgtccAGCTGAAGTGATGTTGTATGCAGTGCTGGTGCATTTtgcaaaatccaaaagaagcCACCGGGAGGGACCACAAGAGCAAGGTTGGGATCTTTTGCCTCCCTTTTGGCGGAATCCTTACTTGTGTTCAGATTGCCGAGCAAACGGGTTGCCAGCTTGCTTTTGCTTTCTTCCGATACAACCTTCCTCCTAAATGTTCTTTGCAACATCTACTCTCTCAACTCGTCTTTCAGCCTTTGATtcatattgcatttgtggaatatcaATTGGGAAGAAAATGCGGCGGTGGCCACTGAGCGAATGGCAACTCGAAATGAAACGGCGGCCGGCGGGCTCACCTGTTTTCCGGCTTTGGTTGCGTCCCATTTGCGAGATGGATCCAAATGACGCGTTTGGACTAGCGGGGGTGGATGGAACATATGActgtgaagaaaatgtttgacttgacTCCACCTTCTTTAAGCTCATCTGTCAAATGGCGTATTTCGCAAAACATGAGCGACCATACGGCCGCCGCATCATTTACTATTGGCTCATCCAGCCAGCCACACTTTCCAGATGAGggagggcaggcaggcaggcaggcaggcaggcaggcaggcaggcaggcaggcaggcaggcagcaggcaggcaggcaggcaggcagcaggcaggcaggcaggcaggcaggcaggcaggcaggcaggcaggcaggcagccacgcaggcaggcaggcaggcaggcaggcaggcaggcaggcaggcaggcaggcaggcaggcaggcaggcaggcaggcaggcaggcaggcacgtgAAAACAGCAGGCAGAGCATGTCAAAGACACATGACTTGATACAAACACAATCGATGAGAGGCAGTAGGAAGACTACAAATGTAATTATGACTCAGGGGAAAACCCCACCATGATTACATTCCAATGTAGAATATGTTCTGGAACTCATAGTGGACCAGATACTTTGGAAGGATTTGCGACCGGATGAAGCCAAAAGTAGACAGAAAAGCATGGATGCACTCATTCAAAGGCTAGAAGGTTCAAACAAAAGTTGCTTCTGACGACCGACCGATGGCCTAAAGCCTTTGCTATGGTCACACAAAGTACCAAAATATGAACCAANNNNNNNNNNNNNNNNNNNNNNNNNNNNNNNNNNNNNNNNNNNNNNNNNNNNNNNNNNNNNNNNNNNNNNNNNNNNNNNNNNNNNNNNNNNNNNNNNNNNNNNNNNNNNNNNNNNNNNNNNNNNNNNNNNNNNNNNNNNNNNNNNNNNNNNNNNNNNNNNNNNNNNNNNNNNNNNNNNNNNNNNNNNNNNNNNNNNNNNNNNNNNNNNNNNNNNNNNNNNNNNNNNNNNNNNNNNNNNNNNNNNNNNNNNNNNNNNNNNNNNNNNNNNNNNNNNNNNNNNNNNNNNNNNNNNNNNNNNNNNNNNNNNNNNNNNNNNNNNNNNNNNNNNNNNNNNNNNNNNNNNNNNNNNNNNNNNNNNNNNNNNNNNNNNNNNNNNNNNNNNNNNNNNNNNNNNNNNNNNNNNNNNNNNNNNNNNNNNNNNNNNNNNNNNNNNNNNNNNNNNNNNNNNNNNNNNNNNNNNNNNNNNNNNNNNNNNNNNNNNNNNNNNNNNNNNNNNNNNNACAACTTGCCTTCAAGTAGACGGGTGTATCCAACTACAGTGACTTTCCAAATATTCTCTCCGAATTCGGAGAATTACAGAGTGAGATTGATTTTGTCACcgtatggaaaaaaacacgtcaATCGCCAAGTCTGATTGTTAAGTGTCGAAACTCAAATCAGGACTTTTAAGTCATGTGAACTTAGTCCTGGAAAACCCACGATGCCTCAAGGTAAATACGTAAGCAGTACACAGACAAACGAAACTGCGTCAAGTGTATTACTCAAGATTATCGCTGACCTCACCCGTGACAAATCCAGTTCGGAAATGTTGCACCTGTCACTTGATGGCTGCTGGTGAGGCTACAGACAGACCAGTTCATCTGCTTTTTTGCTACTGTGTAGCTTATGTAAGGACTGCAAGCACCTGAACGTTACCTTGAAATATTGTTAGCGCAACCTACCGGTTTTTGCTTTGCTGCGAACCGTCGCTCTCTGGGATATCTGTAAAATGGATTAAAACACCATCACGAGAGTGACCAGACTGGCTTGTCGAACAACCCTTCTCAACCAGTTCTATACCTCTTTGCTGAAGACTGCATCGCTTAGCTTCGGTCTGGCTTTGCTATCATTGTGTTTGCCATCTGGAAAGACAAATTCGGTATGAGCTCCCGCAAACTTTGTCCTTCTTGAGCCCCGTTAAAGCAAACCTTTTCCCGATGCAGGTCAATAAACATTGCTGAGCTTTTCAAGGACccaagaaaaatatttgtcaaaagAATGATAATGAACTCAATGATTCCAGGAGGGTCTTTGCCCTGCTCGGCTCGAAAAGTAGTTGCTGGACTCACCTTTAGGGGCGACGAAGATCTCTCTGACAAAGTTGCACGGAAACGCCCCCACTCTGCCGTTTTTGATGCCCATCCACCATCCATCTTCAATCTGTCACGTTGAAGAGACAGACAGCACACGCTTCAGAAACGTACTGTAGTTGTCTAACAGCCTGAAACATCCGTCAATGGTCTCATCGTAGCCTCAGGATCTAATCTCTGTCCCCTGTTGACCTGGCATCTAAACACTAGAAGGCCGCTACTGTACCCAAAACGGTAACTCTCACCTGAGCAAACGTCAAGTGCATTGATTTGTTCAGCTCACTCGGGTGTCTGTGTCTGCCAAGCGAGTGCAACCTTACCTCGCTGATGATTTCCACCGTCTCCCCGACGACCAGCTGCAGCTCGTCGTCGTTCAAGGGACTGTAGGCAAACACCACCTCGCATGTCCTTACTTGTTTCACCCTCTTGGCTGGAGAGAGGAAAGACCAAGTCACAGCAAGCAAGTACTGCACTGCAGATTTACAGAAGATTTGGACGCATACTTGTTCGGATGCTTCTTGGTTCTCTCTT
This DNA window, taken from Syngnathus acus chromosome 16, fSynAcu1.2, whole genome shotgun sequence, encodes the following:
- the LOC119135832 gene encoding SH3 domain-containing kinase-binding protein 1-like; the protein is MGDEISVRMGDVVKNVTKASEEGWLEGEVRGKRGIFPANFVKEVPVYLMGDSKREPRSIRTTKRVKQVRTCEVVFAYSPLNDDELQLVVGETVEIISEIEDGWWMGIKNGRVGAFPCNFVREIFVAPKDGKHNDSKARPKLSDAVFSKEISQRATVRSKAKTVVEFCQVIYGSALTHFSTFCSALLCFAVVVVVATASAR